A genomic region of Polyangiaceae bacterium contains the following coding sequences:
- a CDS encoding response regulator yields MVLHASTVGEAPGAKPARILLVEDSTLDAELISESLSHGIGAFELTRVDTLDALRKTLEKRACDVVLADFALVGFDGLAALRMTKQVCPDVPFILVSGAVGEETAIDVLKSGATDYVLKHRLERLPAAVIRAVQEAHERAGRQRAQLAVNLLADVGRTLGSSLDLKVTLPQLANHLVPAIADNCAITLVGTDSSIQRVAVADVDEARALWLAKERPRFLDPNATFGTMGVLRSGLPEVVPLVDDAWRVKHAKSPEMLEFFRTIASNSYIVVPLLHNDRVIGAMSLAYMGSGRSYCVEDLPLAEELARRAVVAIENARLFQEAQDAIRDREQLLAVVSHDLRNPLNTIRMGALALSHDQSAEDDNGRRRLRQLRFILNSVDRMTHLVRSLLDMATIQGGRMYLDHTNEPVDSLLDCVQEMMQPLVDSHQIFLTIVRAEGQPLVVRCDRERILQVFSNFLGNAIRFAPRGTEVTIRIERQGRDLWVSIADQGPGIAEEDLPLIFDRFWRKRHKDGGGTGLGLFIAKGIVEAHGGEVRVESVCGRGSTFSFSIPLQLTQNDMSSERSVMLP; encoded by the coding sequence ATGGTGCTGCACGCATCGACGGTTGGGGAAGCGCCCGGAGCAAAGCCGGCTCGGATCCTTTTGGTCGAGGACAGCACGCTGGATGCCGAGCTCATTTCCGAGTCACTTTCCCATGGTATTGGCGCATTCGAGCTGACGCGTGTCGACACGTTGGACGCGCTCCGCAAGACGCTCGAAAAACGCGCGTGCGATGTGGTGTTGGCCGATTTCGCATTGGTGGGTTTCGATGGCCTTGCCGCGCTCCGCATGACCAAACAGGTTTGTCCGGACGTGCCATTCATCCTGGTTTCAGGTGCGGTCGGTGAAGAAACTGCCATTGACGTGCTGAAAAGCGGAGCGACCGATTATGTGCTCAAGCATCGCCTCGAGCGGTTGCCCGCTGCGGTGATTCGTGCCGTTCAGGAGGCGCATGAGCGTGCCGGTCGGCAGAGAGCTCAGTTGGCGGTCAATCTGCTCGCCGATGTGGGTCGCACGCTGGGGAGCTCTCTTGATCTGAAAGTCACCCTTCCCCAGTTGGCGAATCACCTCGTACCGGCCATTGCCGACAATTGTGCCATCACCCTCGTAGGAACTGACAGTAGCATCCAACGCGTGGCGGTTGCGGACGTCGACGAAGCTCGCGCCCTCTGGTTGGCCAAGGAACGTCCGCGATTTTTGGATCCAAATGCGACGTTTGGCACGATGGGAGTCCTGCGTTCGGGCCTTCCCGAAGTGGTCCCGCTCGTCGACGACGCCTGGCGCGTGAAGCACGCGAAATCGCCCGAGATGCTCGAATTTTTCCGCACGATAGCCTCGAATTCGTACATCGTCGTGCCGCTTCTTCATAACGACCGAGTGATCGGTGCAATGTCGCTCGCATACATGGGCTCGGGGCGCAGTTATTGCGTCGAGGATTTGCCATTGGCCGAGGAGCTTGCCCGTCGTGCGGTCGTGGCTATTGAAAACGCGCGCCTTTTTCAGGAGGCGCAGGACGCGATTCGGGATCGCGAACAGCTTCTCGCCGTCGTATCGCACGACCTCAGAAACCCGCTCAATACCATTCGGATGGGCGCTCTTGCGCTCTCGCATGATCAATCTGCGGAGGACGACAATGGGCGGCGTCGGCTGCGTCAGCTTCGATTCATTCTCAACAGCGTCGATCGCATGACCCATCTCGTGCGCAGCTTGCTCGATATGGCCACGATCCAGGGCGGCCGGATGTATCTCGATCATACGAACGAGCCGGTGGATTCGCTACTCGATTGCGTCCAAGAAATGATGCAGCCGCTGGTTGACAGCCATCAGATTTTCCTCACGATCGTGCGCGCAGAGGGGCAGCCGCTCGTGGTGCGTTGCGATCGGGAGCGAATCCTGCAAGTGTTTTCCAATTTTTTGGGAAACGCCATTCGATTTGCCCCTCGAGGCACGGAGGTCACGATCCGAATCGAGCGCCAGGGCCGGGATTTATGGGTCTCGATCGCGGATCAGGGACCGGGCATTGCCGAGGAGGACTTGCCGCTCATCTTCGACAGGTTTTGGCGAAAACGGCACAAGGATGGGGGCGGTACGGGGCTGGGTTTGTTCATTGCCAAAGGCATTGTCGAAGCGCACGGTGGCGAGGTGCGGGTCGAGAGTGTATGTGGCCGCGGCAGCACGTTTTCATTCTCCATCCCGCTCCAGCTCACGCAAAATGATATGTCGAGCGAGCGTAGCGTCATGCTACCGTAG
- a CDS encoding protein kinase, translating to MSTDSSRHVTLRSGEPSHKNGESSTLKPPSIGNGEVKISLMPTLAPDDTHPAASTTSPPGSGRWTVARLPVVEKETYRIEGEVAQGGIGRVLSARDQRLDRRVAVKVLLEESGAYEDRFVREALVTARLQHPSIVPVYEAGRWPSGEPFYSMKLVSGQPLLDIIEKTRALDERLPLLPRVLAVADAVAYAHERRIIHRDLKPANILVGAHGETVLIDWGLAKDLNETGLPSETETAGPMDPNFAAQDNILTMMGSVMGTPSYMPPEQAAGDAVDERADVYALGAILYHVLSGKQPYDGYSGMQTIMRVLEQPPAALTALQSGIPKDLLTIIEKAMNRDREARYPTAKEFAEDLRRFLSGQLVGAHHYSSRERALRFVRKHRTAFSVAAVACGLLVMSGALFVSRIVEERDRAEAERSRAEAAREKALVAEQRAIERADELTLVEARAAVERDPNAALAWLKALSPTFRKWNAARVIAADAWSRGVSTTFSKHKEVINQMAFSPDEKLLVTVSDDRTSRIFDIATGSSVLLEGHTDEVWSTGFSKDGKRIATGGKDRTIRLWDVATGQTTATLEGHKAGVIYTIFSRDDKLLFSQSDDCTLRVWDLATGKDRILASGPKVALKSVIAPDERHFITAGHDGSVWFVGVDGSEPKRLDAMSVNSLMVQVGGVYPMRFSPDGRYIIAGGADSIVRLWDIAGEKLRLLEGQTEPITRVAFSPDGRFVAAGSTDGSLRLWDIEAGTSRALAAQEANVRTLVFSPDGRVLAAGGYDKAVRVIDLSTGRRRRFVGMRDGVVQTLFSKDSSRLFTASGDGSVRIFQLNQDAGRLLGRHPAGVLAVNVSNRGDRIVSAGNEGVVRVWSTVGEKPPISLEGHVGAVHGAKFSPNDELVVTSGIDGTVRTWDSSGHQIRSISLEGPMPPKIAFSPDGANVAIGDFTGRVRLWNTDSGDVREVGTHDAPILYVEFSPDGRRLGTAGGKKSAKVWDLESRKATDLQGHESAVDWITFSPDGSRIATGSFDHRLRIWDPGASEPRTLDASGFTVRGLSFLPDGTSMLSYSGDSTARLWDVQSGKTMHLFRGHRGPITSLVLARGGMMFATGSDDSTVRLYDIEAGESRVAGVHEGPVRAVGIEPGGKWVVSAGDDGAVRIWSDDLPREPDALRAWITSSVSDEIDVNQLGEGSVPLP from the coding sequence ATGAGCACGGACAGTTCACGCCACGTCACGTTGCGCTCGGGCGAACCGAGCCATAAGAACGGTGAATCATCGACGCTGAAGCCACCGAGCATAGGCAATGGCGAGGTGAAGATCTCGCTGATGCCGACACTTGCCCCGGATGACACACACCCAGCAGCATCGACGACGTCGCCGCCGGGATCGGGGCGGTGGACCGTTGCACGTTTGCCCGTCGTCGAAAAGGAAACGTATCGTATCGAAGGCGAGGTCGCGCAAGGAGGCATTGGACGCGTGCTTTCTGCGCGCGACCAGCGACTCGACAGACGTGTTGCCGTAAAGGTATTGCTCGAAGAAAGCGGGGCGTACGAGGATCGATTCGTTCGCGAAGCGCTCGTGACGGCGCGTTTGCAGCATCCATCCATCGTTCCGGTGTACGAAGCGGGAAGGTGGCCATCGGGCGAGCCGTTTTACTCGATGAAACTCGTGTCGGGGCAGCCTCTGCTCGACATCATTGAAAAGACCCGCGCGCTCGATGAACGCTTGCCGCTGTTGCCGCGCGTTTTGGCGGTTGCGGATGCGGTCGCGTATGCGCACGAGAGACGAATCATTCATCGAGATTTGAAGCCGGCCAATATTTTGGTTGGAGCGCACGGTGAAACGGTGCTCATCGATTGGGGTTTGGCGAAGGACTTGAACGAAACGGGTTTGCCCTCCGAAACCGAAACTGCTGGGCCCATGGATCCGAATTTTGCCGCACAGGACAATATTTTGACGATGATGGGCAGCGTCATGGGCACGCCGTCGTACATGCCGCCGGAACAAGCTGCGGGAGATGCGGTCGACGAACGCGCCGACGTGTATGCTCTGGGTGCGATTCTGTATCACGTTTTATCGGGAAAACAGCCGTATGATGGCTACAGTGGCATGCAAACGATCATGCGGGTGCTCGAGCAGCCTCCGGCCGCTCTGACGGCGCTGCAATCGGGTATTCCCAAAGACTTGCTCACGATCATCGAAAAAGCCATGAATCGTGATCGCGAGGCACGTTATCCGACGGCGAAAGAGTTTGCGGAAGATCTGAGGCGATTTCTTTCGGGGCAGCTCGTCGGGGCGCACCATTATTCGTCACGTGAAAGGGCGCTCCGCTTCGTTCGCAAGCACCGGACGGCATTTTCTGTTGCAGCCGTGGCGTGCGGCCTGCTCGTGATGAGCGGAGCGCTTTTCGTGTCGCGCATCGTCGAGGAGCGTGATCGTGCGGAGGCCGAGCGTAGTCGCGCGGAAGCTGCGCGTGAAAAGGCGCTCGTTGCCGAGCAGCGTGCGATTGAAAGAGCCGATGAATTGACGCTCGTCGAAGCGCGCGCGGCGGTCGAGCGAGATCCGAATGCAGCGCTCGCATGGCTGAAAGCGTTATCGCCGACATTTCGCAAATGGAATGCGGCGCGCGTCATTGCGGCAGATGCGTGGTCGCGCGGGGTTTCGACCACGTTCAGCAAACACAAGGAAGTCATCAATCAGATGGCGTTTTCGCCCGACGAAAAACTTCTCGTCACGGTGAGCGACGACCGCACGTCCCGTATTTTCGATATCGCGACGGGTTCGTCGGTGCTGCTCGAAGGGCATACCGACGAAGTTTGGTCGACCGGTTTTTCCAAGGACGGGAAGCGAATTGCCACGGGAGGCAAGGACCGCACGATTAGGCTGTGGGATGTTGCAACAGGACAAACGACGGCCACGCTGGAAGGGCACAAAGCTGGCGTGATCTATACGATTTTTTCACGCGACGACAAACTGCTGTTCAGCCAAAGCGACGATTGTACGCTGCGCGTGTGGGATCTTGCGACGGGCAAGGACCGAATTCTCGCATCGGGGCCGAAAGTTGCATTGAAATCCGTCATTGCGCCGGACGAACGACACTTCATCACGGCGGGCCACGATGGTTCCGTGTGGTTTGTCGGAGTAGACGGTTCCGAGCCGAAGCGGCTGGATGCCATGTCGGTGAATTCGTTGATGGTCCAAGTTGGTGGAGTTTATCCCATGCGGTTTTCCCCGGATGGTCGGTACATCATCGCCGGGGGCGCAGATTCCATCGTTCGCTTGTGGGACATCGCGGGCGAAAAACTCCGACTTCTCGAAGGACAAACCGAGCCCATCACGCGCGTCGCATTTTCCCCCGATGGTCGTTTCGTCGCTGCAGGATCTACCGACGGTTCGCTTCGTTTGTGGGACATCGAAGCCGGCACATCGCGCGCCTTGGCAGCGCAAGAAGCCAATGTTCGTACGCTCGTTTTTTCGCCGGATGGTCGCGTTTTGGCCGCGGGAGGTTACGACAAGGCCGTTCGCGTCATCGATTTATCGACGGGGCGGCGGCGTCGGTTCGTTGGAATGCGAGATGGCGTGGTGCAGACGCTTTTCTCGAAAGACAGCAGCCGCTTGTTCACGGCGAGTGGTGATGGATCCGTGCGCATTTTCCAGCTCAATCAGGACGCAGGCCGTTTGCTCGGACGACACCCGGCGGGCGTACTTGCCGTCAATGTATCGAACCGTGGCGATCGTATCGTGAGTGCCGGAAACGAAGGTGTCGTGCGAGTTTGGTCGACGGTCGGCGAAAAGCCGCCCATCTCGCTGGAAGGACACGTCGGGGCCGTGCATGGTGCAAAGTTTTCTCCGAACGACGAGCTCGTCGTTACCTCGGGAATCGATGGTACGGTTCGAACATGGGATTCGTCCGGACATCAGATTCGCTCGATTTCACTCGAAGGCCCGATGCCGCCCAAGATCGCATTTTCTCCCGACGGAGCGAACGTTGCCATTGGGGATTTCACAGGACGGGTGCGGCTGTGGAACACCGATTCGGGCGACGTACGAGAGGTCGGCACGCACGATGCGCCCATTTTGTATGTCGAGTTTTCCCCGGATGGCCGAAGGCTCGGGACGGCCGGCGGCAAAAAGAGCGCGAAAGTATGGGACCTGGAATCCAGAAAAGCCACCGATCTTCAGGGACATGAATCCGCCGTCGATTGGATAACGTTTTCCCCCGACGGAAGCAGGATAGCGACGGGCTCCTTCGATCACCGTTTGCGCATATGGGATCCAGGCGCATCGGAGCCCCGCACGCTCGATGCAAGTGGTTTCACGGTGCGTGGTTTGTCCTTCTTACCCGACGGCACGTCGATGTTGAGTTACAGCGGTGATAGCACCGCTCGATTGTGGGATGTTCAATCCGGTAAAACCATGCACCTGTTTCGTGGACATCGTGGTCCCATCACGTCGCTCGTACTGGCGCGGGGCGGAATGATGTTCGCGACGGGCAGCGACGACAGCACGGTGCGGCTCTACGATATCGAAGCTGGCGAAAGTCGCGTCGCGGGGGTCCACGAAGGCCCTGTTCGCGCCGTGGGAATCGAGCCTGGGGGCAAATGGGTCGTGAGTGCCGGCGACGATGGCGCAGTCCGCATTTGGTCGGACGACCTGCCGCGCGAGCCGGACGCATTACGCGCCTGGATTACATCCTCAGTATCGGATGAAATCGACGTCAATCAGCTCGGCGAAGGCAGCGTTCCGTTGCCGTAG
- a CDS encoding GAF domain-containing protein, whose amino-acid sequence MESTTSQRTAAEQAMSAKDDATIHLLDAAMQRAWATAEPLLLLVRAGKPEAERLAVEHLRSTAAETGAWAMSAEANIVGLDPPYGPLARALATHAPRIAIEPGSLGNSIRHRLSHSAAPMGRLLGHFCPDLAPFAPASSDPEPLTFGFAMDRLETLLARVFAALAPPERPLVFFLHDADRADAATLRILSRILAHTETRQLVVVALVDPGDKPRNDAAWKAFSAGRKYVVERFDIGVTQDASGDGEPTSGTHTTRLPAGTRRVLAAAACNGRTADAGAIATALEASSRDVTELLQPAIDAGIVARHGSSYAFVDARSARACRYAMDAQTLGRMHLLLGKSFAFETSRKSASDAGFVAAAHLGIALDAEAIEGCDDAERVQLAGVLVDAAERAMRMAAHEVADGYLDDAARVLVPSGDVWSSGCEDLAARIDFARLECACAMGDGARAKGVFEVLGHRVPSAPQMRAAERCLVELATRSGQHEEAMELAARALAPLGIHLEASPSREVADRAFEGVWGALGDRAIEEIADLERMTDRNALDATEMLFTVHPSAQAIGAGPADLVACHLSRLALVHGNADASSVGHAALGATVIGRKKDHRTGYRLGKVALDLCKRRGAYRHHAAVSMKFAAAMSIWTHPLQTSIEQCARTYEIALACGDARAGCRLAAMIAFLTLLGGTSLDEVSDEALRRRRAIRSQGCDDEGMGDLCDAIERFVGQQKGRPAQRKTNGSTRAGNMRLGHVACRVVDLVSLVVAQEYDAALAESVEIGPSIADVGVQILVPEYQFWSMLAATSIRSSGLPEGLDEAIEDFEGWADRCPQTFQHKHALLLAERCRLQGRDMDAMRAYDQAITEARESGFAHIEGLAAEMATRFHAARDFSLIASAYFRTARNAYGRWGASFKTMQLDRRHPKFSGTTDTSASTPPPSLRGSADIDVFTAVKTAQSVSKEIVLQRLLVTLMRIVIEHGGAERCHVLLEQEDGALNHVGKAFTTSKGVEIEVPGPTATALDDILPVAMIDYVQRSHELVCVDDAALDRAWAEDPYISVHRPRSVVCFPIMRQSTIVGMLYLENNSARGVFTPRRLALLEFLTNQASISLDHAKLYADLARENAERRRAEQVLRDKLKIIERQKDDIRALSTPLLDVSDGVVAMPILGELDEERASRVMDILLETITKRSVHSAILDLTGVSSIGNATAEQLGRIVRAVELVGARAIVAGIRADVARAIVSLDVGLGRIETRASMKDALRVLVKTAPAAVPSRSAAKNQSRPLR is encoded by the coding sequence GTGGAATCGACGACATCTCAACGCACGGCAGCCGAGCAGGCGATGAGCGCCAAAGACGATGCGACGATTCACCTGCTCGACGCAGCAATGCAGCGCGCATGGGCAACGGCCGAACCGCTGCTCTTGCTCGTTCGCGCAGGAAAGCCGGAAGCCGAACGGCTCGCAGTCGAGCACTTGCGGTCCACAGCAGCGGAAACCGGCGCATGGGCGATGTCCGCCGAGGCAAACATCGTCGGTCTCGACCCGCCTTACGGGCCGCTCGCTCGAGCACTTGCAACGCATGCGCCCCGAATTGCCATCGAGCCTGGATCGCTCGGTAACTCCATTCGACATCGTTTGTCGCACTCGGCCGCTCCGATGGGACGGTTGCTCGGGCATTTTTGCCCCGATCTCGCTCCATTCGCGCCGGCGTCGAGTGATCCCGAACCACTCACGTTCGGCTTCGCAATGGATCGCTTGGAGACGCTGCTGGCTCGCGTATTTGCTGCGCTCGCGCCGCCCGAGCGACCGCTTGTTTTTTTTCTGCACGACGCGGATCGAGCCGATGCAGCCACCCTGCGGATACTGTCGCGAATCCTCGCGCACACGGAAACTCGACAATTGGTCGTCGTTGCGCTGGTGGATCCGGGAGACAAACCTCGAAATGATGCGGCCTGGAAGGCATTCAGTGCAGGGCGAAAGTATGTGGTCGAACGATTCGACATCGGCGTGACGCAAGACGCAAGCGGTGATGGCGAACCGACGTCGGGCACGCACACCACTCGGCTTCCTGCAGGCACTCGACGTGTGCTCGCGGCTGCAGCATGCAACGGACGAACCGCGGACGCGGGCGCGATCGCAACGGCGCTCGAAGCATCATCACGTGACGTCACGGAACTACTTCAACCTGCAATCGACGCGGGCATCGTCGCGCGACACGGATCGTCTTACGCCTTCGTCGATGCTCGCAGCGCTCGAGCTTGTCGGTATGCGATGGATGCGCAAACGCTCGGGCGGATGCATCTTTTGCTTGGCAAATCCTTCGCGTTCGAAACGAGTCGCAAGAGCGCTTCCGACGCTGGGTTTGTCGCAGCAGCACACCTTGGAATTGCGCTCGACGCCGAGGCTATTGAGGGTTGCGACGATGCCGAGCGGGTGCAACTTGCCGGCGTGCTCGTCGATGCGGCGGAGCGGGCCATGAGGATGGCTGCGCACGAAGTCGCGGATGGGTATCTCGATGACGCAGCTCGAGTGCTCGTGCCAAGCGGCGATGTGTGGTCTTCCGGTTGTGAGGATCTCGCGGCGCGAATCGATTTCGCGCGTTTGGAATGCGCATGTGCGATGGGCGATGGTGCGCGGGCGAAAGGCGTGTTCGAAGTGCTGGGGCATCGGGTGCCGAGCGCGCCGCAAATGCGGGCGGCGGAGCGCTGCCTGGTGGAGCTTGCTACGCGTTCGGGGCAGCATGAGGAGGCCATGGAGCTGGCCGCGCGCGCGCTCGCGCCGCTAGGTATTCACCTCGAGGCATCGCCGTCGCGCGAGGTGGCGGATCGAGCGTTCGAGGGCGTATGGGGGGCGCTAGGCGACCGTGCGATTGAAGAGATTGCGGATCTCGAGAGGATGACGGACAGGAATGCGCTCGATGCGACCGAGATGCTTTTCACGGTGCATCCCAGCGCGCAGGCGATTGGCGCGGGACCTGCGGACCTCGTTGCATGTCACCTGTCGCGGCTAGCGCTCGTTCACGGCAATGCCGATGCATCGAGCGTAGGTCATGCGGCACTTGGCGCGACGGTGATTGGCCGAAAAAAGGACCATCGCACGGGTTATCGTTTGGGCAAGGTGGCGCTCGACCTATGCAAACGACGCGGAGCGTATCGACACCACGCGGCGGTGAGCATGAAGTTTGCCGCAGCGATGTCGATATGGACGCATCCGCTTCAAACGAGCATCGAGCAATGCGCACGCACGTACGAGATCGCGCTCGCGTGCGGGGATGCGCGTGCTGGGTGCAGGCTCGCGGCAATGATTGCGTTTCTCACGCTGCTCGGGGGCACATCGCTTGACGAGGTATCAGACGAGGCATTGCGACGGAGGCGAGCGATACGGAGCCAAGGTTGCGATGACGAGGGAATGGGCGATCTGTGTGACGCCATCGAGCGATTCGTGGGGCAGCAAAAGGGCCGCCCGGCGCAGCGCAAAACGAATGGCTCGACGCGGGCGGGCAACATGCGTCTCGGCCATGTCGCGTGTCGGGTGGTCGATCTCGTATCGCTCGTGGTTGCCCAAGAATACGACGCAGCGCTCGCCGAAAGCGTGGAGATCGGCCCATCGATTGCCGACGTCGGCGTGCAAATTCTCGTTCCTGAATATCAATTTTGGTCGATGCTTGCTGCAACGTCGATTCGGTCGTCGGGTTTGCCCGAGGGGCTCGACGAGGCGATTGAAGATTTCGAGGGTTGGGCGGATCGATGTCCGCAGACGTTTCAGCACAAGCACGCGTTGCTTTTGGCGGAGCGGTGTCGGCTTCAGGGGCGCGACATGGACGCGATGCGCGCGTACGATCAAGCCATTACGGAGGCGCGGGAAAGCGGTTTTGCACATATCGAGGGTCTTGCTGCGGAAATGGCGACGCGATTTCATGCCGCACGCGACTTTTCTCTCATTGCAAGCGCCTATTTCCGCACGGCGCGGAATGCTTATGGTCGCTGGGGTGCGTCGTTCAAAACGATGCAACTCGATAGGCGTCATCCAAAGTTCAGCGGCACGACGGATACGTCCGCGAGCACGCCGCCGCCATCGTTACGCGGCTCGGCCGATATCGACGTTTTTACGGCCGTCAAGACGGCGCAATCGGTATCCAAAGAAATCGTCCTGCAGCGTTTGCTGGTGACGCTCATGCGCATCGTCATCGAGCATGGTGGAGCAGAGCGTTGCCACGTGCTGCTCGAACAAGAAGATGGCGCATTGAATCACGTTGGCAAAGCCTTTACGACGTCGAAGGGCGTGGAAATCGAAGTCCCAGGACCCACCGCAACGGCACTCGACGACATTCTTCCCGTCGCAATGATCGATTACGTGCAGCGTTCGCACGAATTGGTTTGCGTCGACGATGCGGCACTCGATCGAGCATGGGCGGAGGATCCTTACATTTCCGTCCATCGGCCTCGTTCGGTGGTGTGTTTTCCCATCATGAGGCAATCGACCATCGTGGGCATGCTTTATTTGGAAAACAATTCCGCGCGCGGCGTGTTTACACCAAGGCGCCTTGCGCTGCTCGAATTCTTGACCAATCAAGCATCCATTTCGCTCGACCACGCCAAGCTTTACGCCGACTTGGCGCGGGAAAATGCCGAACGCCGAAGGGCTGAACAGGTATTGCGCGACAAACTCAAGATCATCGAACGGCAAAAAGACGACATCCGAGCGCTCTCGACACCGCTGCTCGACGTGTCCGATGGCGTCGTGGCGATGCCCATTCTCGGAGAGCTCGACGAAGAACGCGCAAGCCGCGTCATGGACATCCTGCTCGAAACGATTACGAAACGATCCGTGCATTCGGCGATTCTCGACTTGACGGGCGTATCGAGCATTGGGAATGCGACGGCGGAGCAGCTCGGGCGCATCGTGCGAGCCGTGGAGCTCGTGGGAGCGCGCGCCATCGTTGCCGGCATTCGCGCCGACGTGGCACGAGCCATCGTGTCACTCGACGTTGGGCTCGGACGCATCGAAACACGCGCCAGCATGAAAGACGCCCTGCGCGTGCTCGTCAAAACGGCACCGGCGGCGGTCCCGAGCCGAAGCGCTGCGAAAAATCAATCTCGACCGCTACGGTAG
- a CDS encoding response regulator, which yields MDRLKRILLVEDCVNDIELTLDALTEHHLANEVVVVRDGEEALDYLYRRGIFRLRAGGQPVVVLLDVKLPKVDGLEVLERIKKDEVLKTVPVVMLTSSREEKDLVRSYDLGANAYVVKPVEFGDFVTAIKEIGLFWAVINQPPPMASIAGTE from the coding sequence ATGGACCGTTTGAAACGAATTCTTCTCGTCGAAGATTGCGTCAATGACATCGAATTGACGCTCGATGCCCTGACCGAACATCACTTGGCCAATGAAGTGGTGGTGGTTCGAGATGGCGAAGAGGCGCTGGATTATCTTTATCGTCGCGGTATTTTCCGGCTGCGCGCCGGTGGTCAGCCCGTCGTCGTGTTGCTGGATGTCAAGCTCCCGAAGGTGGACGGGCTCGAGGTGCTCGAACGCATCAAGAAAGACGAGGTGCTGAAGACGGTGCCCGTCGTCATGTTGACTTCCTCGAGGGAGGAAAAAGATCTCGTCCGGAGCTACGACCTCGGAGCCAATGCGTACGTGGTCAAACCGGTCGAATTCGGGGATTTCGTGACGGCAATCAAGGAAATTGGCCTGTTCTGGGCCGTCATCAATCAACCGCCGCCGATGGCATCCATTGCTGGGACGGAGTGA
- a CDS encoding PAS domain-containing protein: protein MDRALTMFKAMWEHALDGKLVIDADGVVVEANPTAERLFGPRETIIGRSFKELEPAVRDLFVDIWQRMEHDNQTNGRVSLSRTRDRRVLDYRLVPNFVEDLTLAIFIDSTDAWETEELFTYLAEASEVLGASLDYQTTLASIARLAVPRLADWASVDMVAADGSIQKLATEHIDPSKVQYSWELTRRYPIDPNGPAGAPAVIRTRKSEMVPEIPDEMLVAVSQDEEALQIIRTLGLKSLICVPMVARDRVLGAISLVFAESGRRYDKRYLVMAEELGRRAAQAVDNAMLYRDAQDAAAQVRALNEDLENRVEVRTAQLQEANRELESFSHAVSHDLRAPIRHIGGFADMLMRKAGPELNEAGQRYVRIIQDAAKLAGKLIDDLLAFSKMSRTELRASKVSVERLVADAQHELSPDIEGRTIEWQVAPLPEVSGDPAMLRLVVRNLLSNALKYTRQREDARIEIGCTEEGSDYHFYVRDNGVGFDMRYAHKLFGVFQRLHSAEEFEGNGIGLALVQRVVYRHGGRCWAEGELDRGATFHFTLPVA, encoded by the coding sequence ATGGACCGCGCTCTGACGATGTTCAAAGCGATGTGGGAGCACGCGCTCGATGGCAAGCTCGTCATCGATGCAGACGGTGTTGTCGTCGAGGCCAATCCGACAGCCGAACGGCTCTTCGGACCGCGAGAAACCATCATTGGACGTTCGTTCAAAGAGCTCGAGCCAGCTGTTCGTGATTTGTTCGTCGACATCTGGCAGCGGATGGAACACGACAATCAAACGAACGGGCGGGTTTCGCTGTCTCGCACACGAGATCGCCGCGTTCTCGATTACCGCCTGGTTCCAAACTTCGTCGAAGACCTCACGCTCGCCATCTTCATCGACAGCACCGACGCATGGGAGACGGAGGAGCTTTTCACTTACCTTGCCGAGGCGAGCGAAGTGCTCGGCGCCTCGCTCGACTATCAAACGACCCTCGCCAGCATCGCCAGGCTTGCCGTCCCGCGCTTGGCAGACTGGGCCAGCGTCGACATGGTCGCGGCGGATGGTTCGATCCAGAAGCTGGCCACCGAGCATATCGATCCATCGAAGGTGCAATACTCTTGGGAGCTGACTCGGCGTTATCCCATCGATCCCAATGGTCCGGCCGGAGCGCCTGCGGTCATACGTACCCGCAAATCGGAAATGGTGCCCGAAATTCCGGACGAAATGCTGGTTGCGGTCTCGCAAGACGAAGAAGCGCTGCAAATCATCCGCACGCTGGGCTTGAAGTCATTGATATGCGTGCCCATGGTAGCTCGAGACCGGGTCCTTGGCGCCATTAGCTTGGTATTTGCCGAATCGGGCCGGCGTTATGACAAGCGGTATTTGGTCATGGCGGAGGAGCTTGGTCGGCGGGCTGCACAGGCGGTCGACAATGCCATGCTTTACCGGGACGCACAGGACGCTGCGGCGCAGGTCCGTGCGCTCAACGAGGACCTCGAGAATCGGGTAGAGGTGCGGACGGCGCAGCTTCAAGAGGCCAATCGGGAGCTCGAATCGTTTTCCCACGCGGTTTCGCACGATCTACGCGCCCCCATTCGGCACATTGGCGGGTTTGCCGACATGCTCATGCGAAAAGCCGGTCCCGAGCTGAACGAGGCTGGGCAACGGTATGTTCGCATCATTCAAGACGCGGCCAAGCTTGCGGGCAAACTCATTGATGATTTGCTCGCTTTTTCAAAAATGAGCCGCACCGAGCTACGGGCGTCGAAGGTATCCGTCGAGCGGCTCGTGGCCGACGCGCAGCATGAGCTTTCCCCGGACATCGAAGGACGGACCATCGAATGGCAGGTTGCTCCGCTCCCCGAGGTGTCCGGAGATCCGGCGATGTTGCGCCTCGTGGTGCGCAACCTACTTTCCAATGCATTGAAATATACGCGGCAGAGGGAGGACGCTCGCATCGAGATTGGCTGTACGGAAGAAGGATCCGATTACCACTTTTATGTGCGTGACAATGGTGTCGGCTTCGACATGCGGTATGCGCACAAGCTTTTTGGTGTCTTTCAACGCCTCCACAGCGCCGAGGAGTTCGAAGGCAACGGCATTGGGCTCGCCTTGGTGCAGCGCGTCGTTTACCGACATGGCGGGCGATGCTGGGCCGAGGGGGAACTCGATCGTGGCGCGACTTTTCATTTCACACTTCCCGTGGCGTAG